The following proteins are co-located in the Gossypium hirsutum isolate 1008001.06 chromosome A02, Gossypium_hirsutum_v2.1, whole genome shotgun sequence genome:
- the LOC107939340 gene encoding cytochrome P450 CYP749A22, producing the protein MSGLMKLVILVPCSFFFVALVKFLCDYLWRPLRIQQMLNSQGIRGPPYRFIHGNNKEVAKMRQEALSKPMALGHDIFPRVQPHIYTWINKYGKNYLSWDGVRAELVISEPELIKEVLKNSEKAFPKRNPTVFISKLVGNGLFSVEGEKWVKQRKLGNHAFHGESLKNMTPAVIASVETMLEKWKGYVGKEIELFEEFRLLTSEVISRTAFGSSYLEGQKIFDMLSKLAIIMHRNLFKTRIPWIRLGTIILKSCILHCEHSSHHISKYQEGMF; encoded by the exons ATGAGTGGCTTGATGAAGCTTGTAATTCTTGTCCCATGTTCTTTCTTCTTTGTAGCTTTAGTAAAGTTCCTTTGCGATTACCTGTGGAGACCTCTCCGTATACAGCAAATGCTGAATTCACAGGGAATCAGAGGACCTCCTTACAGATTCATCCATGGCAACAACAAAGAAGTTGCCAAAATGAGACAAGAAGCATTAAGCAAGCCTATGGCCTTGGGGCATGATATATTTCCTAGAGTGCAGCCACATATTTACACCTGGATCAACAAATATG GGAAGAATTATCTTTCTTGGGACGGTGTTCGAGCTGAACTTGTGATTTCAGAACCTGAACTAATCAAAGAGGTtcttaaaaatagtgaaaaagcTTTTCCCAAAAGGAATCCTACAGTTTTCATTAGCAAGCTAGTAGGGAACGGGCTTTTTTCAGTCGAGGGTGAAAAATGGGTGAAGCAACGGAAGTTGGGGAATCATGCTTTTCATGGGGAAAGCTTAAAG AACATGACACCGGCAGTAATTGCCAGCGTTGAAACAATGCTAGAAAAGTGGAAAGGCTATGTGGGCAAAGAGATTGAACTGTTTGAAGAATTTAGATTATTAACTTCAGAAGTGATATCGAGAACAGCTTTTGGTAGCAGTTACTTGGAAGGGCAGAAGATTTTTGACATGTTGAGCAAGTTGGCAATAATTATGCACCGAAATCTTTTCAAGACCAGAATTCCTTGGATCAG ATTAGGTACAATAATTTtgaagagttgtattttacattGCGAGcattcatctcatcacatctccaagTATCAAGAgggtatgttttaa